The Streptomyces nitrosporeus genome includes a window with the following:
- a CDS encoding putative leader peptide: MKCCPGLTRRRHVDLARTAGALCLRGR; the protein is encoded by the coding sequence ATGAAGTGCTGCCCGGGTCTCACGCGACGACGCCATGTCGATCTCGCGCGTACCGCCGGCGCGCTCTGTCTCCGCGGCCGCTGA
- a CDS encoding tyrosinase family oxidase copper chaperone, with protein sequence MDPTTPTTTAGPAGTPPSARRPGRRAALRTVFTAAAVAGTAGALAPVLFKGTGTPPGGDRRQQAPERFSERYRGREIKGTLTAVVPAGGPARPDTAAAALAMDAADVTIDGRPLHLMRRADGSYLSAVNHYESFPTPLEAARAAVDELGEARLSATSPHTI encoded by the coding sequence ATGGACCCGACCACCCCCACGACCACCGCCGGCCCCGCCGGTACGCCCCCCTCCGCACGCCGGCCGGGCCGCCGTGCCGCACTGCGCACCGTCTTCACCGCGGCCGCCGTCGCCGGAACGGCGGGCGCGCTGGCTCCCGTCCTGTTCAAGGGGACCGGAACCCCGCCCGGCGGGGACCGGCGCCAGCAGGCACCCGAACGGTTCTCGGAGCGCTACCGGGGCCGCGAGATCAAAGGCACCCTCACGGCCGTGGTCCCGGCCGGCGGCCCGGCGCGGCCGGACACGGCGGCGGCAGCCCTCGCCATGGACGCCGCCGACGTGACGATCGACGGACGGCCGCTGCACCTGATGCGGCGCGCCGACGGGAGCTACCTCAGCGCGGTCAACCACTACGAGTCGTTCCCGACGCCGCTCGAAGCGGCCCGTGCCGCGGTCGACGAACTCGGTGAAGCCCGGCTGTCCGCCACCTCCCCGCACACCATCTGA
- a CDS encoding tyrosinase family protein — MYSRKNQRDLTRTEKKRLVTAILELKRTGRYDEFVTMHREFYVTDADRRPRAAHMTPSFFPWHRRYLLEFEKALQEVDSGVSVPYWDWTRDNTPAASLWAEDFLGGNGRRGDRQVMTGAFAYREGNWSIRAAITDDPFLRRDFGRPSAPVTLPSAADVDRALADPVYDTDPWNSVTPTGFRNRIEGWGIRGVRGVTNHNRVHRWVGGSMAGAASPDDPVFWLHHAYVDLLWDRWQRAHPGSGYLPARPPAAGDPQRGRVFALDDPMPPWDVKPSQLLDHSGLYRYV; from the coding sequence GTGTACAGCCGCAAGAACCAACGCGACCTCACACGCACGGAGAAGAAGCGCCTGGTCACAGCCATCCTGGAACTCAAGCGCACCGGACGGTACGACGAATTCGTCACCATGCACCGGGAGTTCTACGTCACCGACGCCGACAGGCGGCCCCGGGCCGCCCATATGACCCCGTCCTTCTTCCCCTGGCACCGCAGATACCTGCTGGAGTTCGAGAAGGCCCTCCAGGAGGTCGACTCCGGGGTGTCGGTCCCGTACTGGGACTGGACCCGGGACAACACCCCGGCCGCTTCCCTGTGGGCGGAGGACTTCCTCGGCGGGAACGGCAGACGGGGGGACCGGCAGGTCATGACCGGGGCGTTCGCGTACCGCGAGGGGAACTGGAGCATCAGGGCCGCGATCACCGACGACCCCTTCCTGCGGCGCGACTTCGGCCGCCCCTCCGCCCCCGTGACCCTGCCCTCCGCGGCCGACGTCGACCGCGCCCTGGCCGACCCCGTCTACGACACCGACCCCTGGAACAGCGTCACCCCCACCGGCTTCCGCAACCGGATCGAGGGCTGGGGCATCCGGGGTGTCCGGGGCGTGACCAACCACAACCGGGTCCACCGCTGGGTGGGCGGCTCCATGGCGGGCGCCGCTTCGCCCGACGACCCGGTCTTCTGGCTGCACCACGCGTACGTGGACCTGCTCTGGGACCGCTGGCAGCGGGCGCATCCCGGCTCCGGATACCTGCCGGCCCGTCCGCCCGCCGCCGGGGACCCGCAGCGAGGCCGTGTCTTCGCCCTTGACGACCCCATGCCCCCCTGGGACGTGAAACCCTCCCAACTCCTCGACCACAGCGGCCTCTACCGGTACGTCTGA
- a CDS encoding chaplin: MSRISKAAAVVAGTGALIVGGAGFASADAGAEALAAHSPGVLSGNAVQVPVHVPINVCGNTVDVIALLNPAFGNACANVSGSDSHHEGDYGYGY; encoded by the coding sequence ATGTCGCGCATCTCGAAGGCAGCCGCTGTCGTGGCGGGTACGGGGGCCCTCATCGTCGGCGGCGCCGGTTTCGCGTCCGCCGACGCCGGGGCCGAGGCCCTTGCCGCCCACTCCCCCGGCGTCCTGTCGGGCAACGCCGTCCAGGTGCCGGTGCACGTGCCGATCAACGTCTGCGGCAACACCGTCGACGTCATCGCCCTGCTGAACCCGGCTTTCGGTAACGCCTGCGCGAACGTGTCGGGCAGCGACTCCCACCACGAGGGCGATTACGGCTACGGCTACTGA
- the pgm gene encoding phosphoglucomutase (alpha-D-glucose-1,6-bisphosphate-dependent), with amino-acid sequence MVHERAGQPAQPGDLVDVARLVTAYYSVRPDPADPAQRVAFGTSGHRGSALAAAFNEDHIAATTQAICDYRSRQGTDGPLFLGADTHALSEPARVTALEVLAANGATVLIDSGDGYTPTPAVSHAILTHNRDREQHLADGIVVTPSHNPPADGGFKYNPPHGGPAGSDATSWIQDRANALIEGGLKEVRRIPFARALAADTTGRYDFLTAYVDDLPAVLDLDAVRDAGIRIGADPLGGASVAYWGRIAERHRLDLTVVNPLADPTWRFMTLDWDGKIRMDCSSPYAMASLIEQRDAYTLATGNDADADRHGIVTPDGGLMNPNHYLAVAIRYLCSHRADWPAGAGIGKTLVSSSMIDRVAADLGRPLVEVPVGFKWFVDGLFGGTLGFGGEESAGASFLRRDGRVWTTEKDGILLALLASEITAVTGSTPSQHYRELTDRFGDPAYARVDAPATREEKAVLAALSPEQVTAGTLAGEPVTAVLTAAPGNGAAIGGLKVCTDSAWFAARPSGTEDVYKVYAESFQGPGHLSEVQDEARALVSDALGRSS; translated from the coding sequence ATGGTTCACGAACGGGCCGGACAGCCGGCACAGCCCGGAGACCTGGTGGACGTGGCGCGTCTGGTGACGGCCTACTACTCCGTCCGCCCCGACCCGGCCGACCCGGCCCAGCGGGTCGCCTTCGGCACCTCCGGGCACCGCGGCTCCGCCCTCGCCGCGGCCTTCAACGAGGACCACATCGCCGCCACCACCCAGGCCATCTGCGATTACCGCAGCCGGCAGGGCACCGACGGGCCCCTCTTCCTCGGCGCCGACACCCACGCGCTGTCCGAGCCCGCCCGGGTCACCGCGCTGGAGGTGCTCGCCGCCAACGGGGCCACCGTCCTCATCGACTCCGGCGACGGATACACCCCCACCCCGGCCGTCTCGCACGCGATCCTGACCCACAACAGGGACCGCGAACAGCACCTCGCCGACGGCATCGTGGTCACGCCCTCCCACAACCCGCCCGCCGACGGCGGCTTCAAGTACAACCCCCCGCACGGCGGCCCGGCCGGCTCGGACGCCACCTCCTGGATCCAGGACCGCGCCAACGCCCTGATCGAGGGCGGCCTCAAGGAGGTCCGCCGCATCCCCTTCGCCCGGGCCCTGGCCGCGGACACCACCGGGCGGTACGACTTCCTCACCGCCTACGTCGACGACCTCCCCGCCGTCCTCGACCTGGACGCCGTGCGCGACGCGGGAATCAGGATCGGAGCGGACCCGCTCGGCGGCGCGTCCGTCGCCTACTGGGGCCGGATCGCCGAACGCCACCGCCTCGACCTGACGGTGGTCAACCCGCTCGCCGACCCGACCTGGCGTTTCATGACGCTGGACTGGGACGGGAAGATCCGGATGGACTGCTCCTCGCCGTACGCCATGGCCTCGCTGATCGAGCAGCGCGACGCCTACACGCTCGCCACCGGCAACGACGCCGACGCGGACCGGCACGGCATCGTCACCCCCGACGGCGGGCTGATGAACCCCAACCACTACCTGGCCGTCGCGATCCGCTACCTCTGCTCCCACCGTGCCGACTGGCCGGCCGGCGCCGGGATCGGCAAGACCCTGGTCTCCTCGTCCATGATCGACCGGGTCGCCGCGGACCTCGGCCGCCCCCTGGTCGAAGTCCCCGTCGGGTTCAAGTGGTTCGTCGACGGGCTCTTCGGCGGCACCCTGGGCTTCGGCGGCGAGGAATCCGCCGGGGCCTCCTTCCTGCGCCGCGACGGCCGGGTGTGGACCACCGAAAAGGACGGCATCCTCCTCGCCCTGCTGGCCTCGGAGATCACCGCCGTCACCGGCTCCACGCCCTCCCAGCACTACCGTGAACTCACCGACCGCTTCGGCGACCCCGCCTACGCCCGCGTGGACGCACCCGCCACCCGCGAGGAGAAGGCGGTGCTGGCCGCGCTCTCCCCCGAACAGGTCACCGCCGGGACCCTGGCCGGCGAGCCCGTCACCGCGGTGCTCACCGCGGCCCCCGGCAACGGCGCGGCCATCGGCGGCCTCAAGGTCTGCACCGACAGCGCCTGGTTCGCGGCCCGCCCCTCCGGCACCGAGGACGTGTACAAGGTGTACGCGGAGAGCTTCCAGGGCCCCGGACATCTGTCGGAGGTCCAGGACGAGGCCCGCGCCCTGGTCTCCGACGCACTGGGCAGGAGCTCCTGA
- a CDS encoding SHOCT domain-containing protein, with the protein MPVGPVEYLVVTFPGSRFADAIAPVLADAVSSEAVRILDLTFARTAQDGALEHVGLSELDPEGAVAFEKPADSGVRAPDLTRTGALAGLPAGSCAALILWEDLWSVPLTHAVRAAGGRLVAHERVPVDGEDDVITLLERLAALREKGELTDAEFAAQKTRILAD; encoded by the coding sequence GTGCCCGTGGGACCCGTGGAATACCTCGTCGTCACCTTTCCGGGCAGCCGGTTCGCCGACGCGATCGCACCCGTCCTGGCGGACGCGGTCAGCTCCGAGGCCGTACGGATCCTGGACCTGACGTTCGCCCGTACGGCCCAGGACGGCGCGCTGGAGCACGTCGGGCTGAGCGAGCTCGACCCCGAAGGGGCGGTCGCCTTCGAGAAGCCCGCCGACAGCGGGGTGAGGGCGCCCGACCTCACCCGCACCGGCGCCCTGGCCGGCCTGCCGGCCGGGAGCTGTGCCGCGCTGATCCTCTGGGAGGACCTCTGGTCCGTGCCCCTGACCCACGCCGTACGGGCGGCGGGCGGGCGGCTCGTCGCCCACGAACGCGTCCCGGTGGACGGCGAGGACGACGTCATCACCCTCCTCGAACGGCTCGCCGCACTCCGCGAGAAGGGCGAACTCACCGACGCCGAGTTCGCGGCGCAGAAGACCAGGATCCTCGCCGACTGA
- a CDS encoding tyrosine-protein phosphatase, giving the protein MQTARAVPASTVVNLRDLGGIALGRDRRLRQGILLRSGQLSDFDAEHDIAVAALGIRTVVDLRTADERQWAPDRLPPGARLFVADVLGDHPGVTQGRLRALLSDPAAAFDALGGGKAEGLFAQVYRKMVLAPGAAAAYRAFLETAADPGARPLLFHCATGKDRTGWATALLLLTAGASREVVRAEFLAVNRAARRAFGREVHRYLEGGGDPDIAAAITEVRPRYLDAALDAMDERWGGLEGYLHKALRVPQAVVDRLRADLVITA; this is encoded by the coding sequence GTGCAGACCGCCCGGGCCGTGCCGGCCTCCACCGTCGTCAATCTGCGCGATCTGGGCGGCATCGCCCTGGGGCGTGACCGCCGTCTGCGGCAGGGGATCCTGCTGCGCTCGGGGCAGTTGAGCGACTTCGACGCGGAACACGACATCGCGGTGGCCGCGCTCGGCATCCGTACCGTCGTCGACCTGCGCACCGCCGACGAACGGCAGTGGGCCCCGGACAGACTGCCGCCCGGCGCACGGCTCTTCGTCGCCGATGTGCTCGGCGACCACCCCGGAGTGACCCAGGGCAGACTCCGGGCGCTGCTCAGCGACCCGGCGGCGGCTTTCGACGCGCTCGGCGGCGGCAAGGCGGAAGGGCTGTTCGCCCAGGTCTACCGCAAGATGGTCCTGGCCCCGGGGGCGGCCGCGGCCTACCGGGCCTTCCTGGAGACGGCGGCCGACCCCGGGGCCAGGCCCCTGCTCTTCCACTGCGCGACCGGCAAGGACCGCACGGGATGGGCGACGGCCCTGCTGCTGCTGACGGCGGGCGCCTCGCGCGAGGTCGTGCGGGCCGAGTTCCTCGCCGTGAACCGGGCGGCCCGCCGGGCCTTCGGACGGGAGGTCCACCGCTACCTCGAAGGGGGCGGGGACCCGGACATCGCGGCCGCGATCACCGAGGTCCGCCCCCGGTACCTCGACGCGGCCCTGGACGCGATGGACGAGCGCTGGGGCGGACTCGAAGGCTATCTGCACAAGGCGCTCAGGGTGCCCCAGGCCGTGGTGGACCGGCTGCGCGCGGACCTGGTGATCACCGCCTGA
- a CDS encoding DUF1992 domain-containing protein, which translates to MTERKPAGVSFDSWVDRQIHEAEQRGDFSRLPGFGKPLPGLDRPYDEDWWIKAKMQREGVSVLPPSLVLRKEAEDAREDAVGAASEAEARSILTEVNERIRAALRRPPQGPPLKLRPFDVEAVLAERRTRRA; encoded by the coding sequence GTGACCGAACGCAAACCCGCCGGTGTCAGCTTCGACTCCTGGGTGGACCGGCAGATCCACGAGGCGGAGCAGCGAGGGGACTTCTCCCGGCTCCCGGGGTTCGGCAAGCCGCTCCCCGGCCTCGATCGGCCGTACGACGAGGACTGGTGGATCAAGGCCAAGATGCAGCGGGAGGGCGTCTCGGTGCTCCCGCCGTCGCTGGTGCTGCGCAAGGAGGCCGAGGACGCCCGGGAGGACGCCGTGGGAGCGGCGTCGGAGGCCGAGGCACGCAGCATCCTGACCGAGGTGAACGAGAGGATCCGGGCGGCGCTGCGCAGACCGCCTCAGGGCCCGCCCCTGAAGCTCCGGCCGTTCGACGTGGAAGCGGTCCTGGCCGAACGCCGGACCCGGCGCGCCTGA